The following coding sequences are from one Shewanella eurypsychrophilus window:
- a CDS encoding ABC transporter substrate-binding protein, with product MKAIIVVFCMFYLSLMSHSSIAQPNSLTIALGKEPDSGFDPIYGWGKYNNPLFQSSLIKRNSELDITADLASDWELSKDKVTWTVKLKSGLLFSDGEALTSDDIKFTFDKAKASASIHDLTNLDKVIVQSSTALTFILKHPDINFIDNFINIAIVPKHIYAKGYGQHPIGSGPYQFVRWDRGQQLLLALNPHYYGDKPAFEQLTIVFSDEESRYSRLMAGQLQLAAVAPRYANLLPAGFKLWSIDSVDNRGIAWPMVKAKGDIGNDVTSELVIRTAVDMAIDRDILVNQLLDGHATPAFSISDGLPWGVNLSLDNPVLENPVLDKAALNKPVFDKKVASSEKLSRAKQLLDNAGWKLTDDVRQKQGLKAEFSLYYLAGDSIREQLALTVAQMVKPLGIHITPRGESWENIYKHMHSQPVLFGFGSHSASEVRYVHHSQYRGVEYFNAGYYSNLSVDKALDDAQHALTWESSLPYWQEAQRLISKDRPWSWLVNLKHLYAASPCLDLGEPGIEPHGHGWPLANNISQWRWICH from the coding sequence ATGAAAGCGATAATTGTTGTTTTTTGTATGTTTTACTTATCATTAATGAGTCACTCATCGATTGCACAGCCGAACTCTTTAACGATTGCACTCGGTAAAGAGCCTGATAGTGGTTTCGATCCTATATATGGATGGGGTAAATATAATAATCCGCTGTTTCAATCCTCTTTAATAAAACGAAATAGTGAATTAGATATCACTGCCGACCTTGCCAGTGACTGGGAATTGTCAAAAGATAAAGTAACGTGGACGGTAAAGCTTAAAAGTGGCCTCTTATTTAGCGACGGAGAAGCGTTAACCAGCGATGATATTAAATTTACATTTGATAAAGCTAAAGCGTCAGCATCCATCCATGATCTGACCAATTTAGATAAGGTGATTGTTCAGTCGTCGACAGCTTTAACATTTATATTAAAGCATCCCGATATTAACTTTATTGATAACTTTATCAATATTGCCATCGTACCTAAACATATTTACGCGAAAGGTTATGGTCAACATCCTATCGGCTCTGGTCCCTATCAATTTGTCCGTTGGGATAGAGGCCAGCAACTACTGTTAGCACTCAACCCCCATTATTACGGTGATAAACCAGCATTTGAGCAGTTGACCATTGTCTTTAGCGATGAGGAGAGCCGATACTCCCGCCTCATGGCAGGTCAACTTCAATTAGCTGCCGTTGCCCCTCGTTATGCAAATCTACTTCCTGCTGGTTTTAAATTATGGAGTATCGACAGTGTCGATAACCGTGGTATTGCTTGGCCTATGGTTAAAGCGAAAGGGGATATTGGCAATGATGTCACCTCCGAGCTGGTAATAAGAACGGCTGTCGACATGGCAATCGATCGCGATATTTTGGTCAACCAACTGCTTGATGGTCATGCTACGCCTGCTTTTTCCATCTCCGATGGCCTACCGTGGGGCGTTAACCTCTCACTTGATAATCCTGTACTTGAGAATCCTGTACTTGATAAAGCAGCACTTAATAAACCAGTGTTTGATAAAAAGGTAGCCTCAAGTGAAAAGCTCTCTCGAGCTAAACAGTTACTCGATAATGCTGGCTGGAAGCTGACGGATGACGTTCGTCAAAAACAGGGGCTAAAGGCTGAGTTTTCACTCTACTACCTCGCTGGAGACAGCATTCGAGAGCAACTGGCACTGACCGTCGCCCAGATGGTGAAGCCATTAGGTATTCATATCACCCCAAGAGGCGAAAGCTGGGAAAACATATACAAACATATGCATAGTCAACCGGTACTGTTTGGCTTTGGTAGCCATAGCGCATCTGAGGTGAGGTACGTACACCACAGCCAGTATCGTGGTGTTGAGTACTTTAACGCGGGTTATTACAGTAACCTTAGTGTCGACAAAGCCCTCGATGATGCCCAGCACGCCCTGACGTGGGAAAGCTCACTCCCCTATTGGCAAGAAGCGCAGCGGTTAATCAGTAAAGATCGTCCCTGGAGCTGGCTGGTGAATTTAAAGCATTTATATGCAGCCTCTCCCTGTTTAGATCTTGGTGAACCAGGCATTGAGCCTCATGGACATGGCTGGCCTTTAGCCAATAACATCAGCCAATGGCGATGGATATGTCATTGA
- a CDS encoding ABC transporter permease, whose translation MSLMTKWLSSSFASATVRLMLQLVLVILLAYLLLSWSPLDPINAYLGGNLYSVSAQQKAELTVQLGLDQSVAQQFLHWFNELISGNLGYSNLYQQSVSEIIKDKLPLSLLLIGLSWLASLFMGYLLGLLAGLFQGRFVDRVINQSAWLLACIPSFWLGMLLISLFSVALSLTPVCCAAPIGMRFEEQSFWSMSQHLLLPVMTLALVHMAPIILHTREKVIDVLNSDYVVYSHLHGDSKRQVVSFHVLKNSVLPAIVLHFASFAELFGGSILAETVFNFPGLGASIVKAGLANDTALLMGCTLISALLVFCGNLIANGLSKYLLAGESK comes from the coding sequence ATGTCATTGATGACAAAGTGGCTATCTTCAAGTTTCGCTTCGGCGACAGTAAGATTAATGTTGCAACTTGTGCTGGTTATCTTATTGGCTTACTTGTTGCTCTCTTGGTCTCCACTTGACCCCATCAATGCTTATCTGGGGGGGAATCTATATTCAGTTTCAGCCCAGCAAAAGGCAGAATTAACCGTGCAGCTTGGGCTTGACCAGAGTGTCGCGCAGCAGTTTTTGCATTGGTTTAATGAGCTGATCAGCGGTAATTTAGGCTACTCCAACCTCTATCAACAGAGTGTCTCTGAAATTATTAAAGATAAGCTGCCTCTGTCTCTGCTATTGATTGGTCTTAGTTGGCTTGCTTCACTATTTATGGGTTACCTCTTAGGCTTATTAGCCGGGCTGTTTCAGGGGCGATTTGTAGATAGAGTGATTAACCAATCAGCTTGGCTACTAGCGTGTATCCCCTCATTTTGGTTAGGCATGCTGCTTATTAGTCTGTTTTCTGTTGCTCTTAGTCTTACCCCTGTCTGCTGCGCCGCGCCCATTGGAATGCGCTTTGAAGAACAATCATTTTGGAGTATGAGCCAGCATCTGTTGCTGCCGGTGATGACACTCGCGCTAGTGCATATGGCGCCGATTATTTTGCATACCCGTGAGAAGGTGATTGACGTGCTCAATAGTGATTATGTGGTTTATTCACATTTGCATGGGGACAGTAAACGCCAGGTGGTGAGCTTTCATGTGCTTAAAAACAGCGTACTGCCGGCAATTGTGCTGCACTTTGCCAGTTTTGCTGAGCTATTTGGTGGCTCTATTTTAGCTGAAACAGTGTTTAACTTTCCAGGTCTTGGTGCCAGCATCGTCAAGGCAGGCCTTGCCAATGACACGGCGCTTTTAATGGGGTGTACCTTGATCTCGGCTTTGTTGGTTTTTTGCGGTAATTTAATCGCTAACGGCTTATCAAAATACCTGCTTGCTGGAGAGTCAAAGTGA
- a CDS encoding ABC transporter permease, which produces MSQKGAVAIGCSLLLLLLSAFFWPSSGTEINLLNKNMAPSLTYLFGTDWLGRDLFSRSLKALVSSFYIGGMAVILSCTIALMMAMLALVNRYFRWSVDLLVDLFMSLPHLLLLILLALVFGGDQQGLVMAIALSHWPRLTRLLRFEMQAIANTPYFQLAKQFGHSPLVIIKRHMLPHVLPQWFVGALLLFPHALTHMAALTFLGFGLDPSTPSMGALLSQASQYLLTGMWWLALCPGGLLLISLLMLSYLANCVLKIVREGPQTATTSTNRKVKPDLQPCIKVAVKPVIAAGVKGA; this is translated from the coding sequence TTGTCACAAAAGGGTGCTGTAGCGATTGGCTGTTCTCTTTTATTACTGCTGCTCAGTGCCTTTTTCTGGCCTTCATCGGGAACCGAGATAAACCTGCTCAATAAGAATATGGCGCCGAGTCTTACTTATCTGTTTGGCACCGACTGGCTGGGTCGCGATCTCTTTAGTCGCAGTTTAAAAGCTTTGGTCAGTAGTTTTTATATTGGCGGCATGGCGGTGATATTAAGCTGCACCATAGCATTGATGATGGCGATGCTAGCGTTAGTGAATAGGTACTTTCGTTGGAGCGTAGACCTGCTGGTGGATCTGTTTATGTCACTGCCTCATCTTCTACTGCTTATCCTACTCGCCTTGGTGTTTGGTGGCGACCAACAGGGGTTAGTGATGGCGATAGCATTGAGCCATTGGCCCAGATTAACGCGTCTACTTAGATTTGAGATGCAGGCGATAGCGAACACCCCATACTTTCAGTTAGCCAAGCAGTTTGGTCACTCTCCATTGGTCATTATAAAGCGACATATGTTGCCCCACGTATTGCCTCAGTGGTTTGTCGGAGCCTTGCTACTATTTCCCCATGCGTTGACGCATATGGCGGCATTGACCTTTTTAGGCTTTGGCTTAGACCCATCGACCCCCTCTATGGGGGCATTGCTCTCTCAAGCGAGTCAGTACTTATTAACGGGGATGTGGTGGTTAGCGCTATGTCCGGGGGGATTATTGCTCATTAGCTTGTTGATGCTCTCCTATCTGGCCAATTGTGTGCTTAAAATTGTCCGTGAGGGCCCGCAAACAGCAACGACAAGCACTAATCGTAAAGTAAAACCTGATCTGCAGCCCTGTATCAAAGTAGCAGTAAAGCCCGTAATAGCAGCCGGAGTAAAAGGTGCTTAA
- a CDS encoding ATP-binding cassette domain-containing protein, with protein MLSVEKLSIQSDEVNLLSPISFELNLGKIVGVIGASGSGKSLLASAILGDIPKGFTRGGNVTFCSDNSGDSDGLAASVALAAQSATVLDPLRTVMTQLLRRAKLTTQRKAKSTKTMIQNQNTQLINKQIGRCYPHQLSGGMAKKALLAQASWQQTDYILADEPCCGLDYQSAQALYAHLGYLAKQEGRGVLVISHNLKQLLSVADEILVLQEGQLVDRTTPDKIISGMSHPYTLALWQAIPANWHKERVEYAEVA; from the coding sequence ATGCTTAGTGTAGAGAAGTTATCGATACAATCAGATGAGGTGAATTTACTCTCTCCTATTAGCTTTGAGCTTAATCTGGGCAAAATAGTGGGCGTGATTGGTGCCAGTGGCAGCGGTAAAAGCTTACTCGCTTCGGCCATTCTTGGTGATATCCCTAAGGGATTCACTCGTGGCGGTAATGTGACTTTTTGCTCAGACAACTCAGGTGACTCAGACGGTTTAGCAGCTTCAGTTGCATTAGCGGCGCAGTCGGCGACGGTGCTAGACCCACTCCGTACTGTGATGACTCAGCTTCTTCGTCGAGCCAAACTGACGACACAGCGGAAAGCTAAATCGACTAAAACGATGATCCAGAATCAAAACACTCAGTTGATCAATAAACAGATTGGCCGTTGTTATCCTCATCAACTGTCGGGGGGTATGGCTAAAAAAGCACTATTGGCTCAGGCTAGCTGGCAGCAGACCGATTACATTTTAGCCGATGAACCTTGCTGTGGCCTAGATTATCAGAGTGCTCAGGCGCTTTATGCTCATCTTGGCTATCTTGCAAAGCAAGAGGGCAGAGGGGTGTTGGTGATCAGCCATAATTTAAAACAACTTCTCTCAGTGGCTGATGAAATTTTAGTTTTACAAGAGGGGCAGCTTGTCGATAGAACCACGCCAGATAAGATTATATCTGGTATGAGTCACCCCTATACACTGGCACTTTGGCAGGCAATTCCCGCCAATTGGCACAAGGAGAGGGTTGAGTATGCTGAGGTTGCCTAG
- a CDS encoding ATP-binding cassette domain-containing protein, with amino-acid sequence MLKLSNGYLSYGSGEPAGIQFPDLALLPGQSIGLFGPSGLGKSSLAKVLAGIEPLTGGELVLPAKQSGVANPVQWIFQQPEFAFNPRLTLRESLEESWRGQGYQPLLAQFAIEPSWLDRRPSQVSGGQLQRINILRALIESTQYLICDEITAHLDMLTQQQIWQSLGQYAKERNLALLIISHDEDLLSQVCDNIIYWE; translated from the coding sequence ATGTTGAAGTTAAGTAACGGTTATCTCTCCTATGGCTCTGGTGAACCGGCGGGGATTCAATTCCCTGATCTTGCACTTTTACCTGGGCAAAGTATTGGATTATTTGGCCCTAGTGGCCTTGGAAAATCATCACTTGCCAAGGTGTTAGCTGGCATTGAGCCGTTAACAGGTGGTGAACTAGTACTTCCAGCCAAGCAATCTGGCGTAGCCAATCCAGTTCAATGGATTTTTCAGCAGCCTGAATTTGCGTTTAATCCAAGACTGACACTCCGTGAGTCACTCGAAGAGAGTTGGAGAGGGCAAGGGTATCAACCGCTGTTAGCACAATTTGCCATAGAGCCAAGCTGGTTAGATAGACGACCTTCTCAGGTGTCGGGAGGCCAGCTACAAAGGATCAATATTCTGCGGGCACTTATTGAGAGTACCCAATATCTGATTTGTGATGAGATAACTGCGCACCTCGATATGTTAACGCAGCAGCAGATTTGGCAATCACTGGGTCAGTATGCAAAAGAGAGAAATCTGGCGCTGCTGATTATCTCTCATGATGAGGATCTGTTATCACAGGTTTGCGATAACATTATCTACTGGGAATAA
- a CDS encoding alpha/beta hydrolase family protein has protein sequence MKRQLNAVKHAVTLSLGLFSFTATASNNLTAEEVIGLQQVAQAQVSPSGDNVAFTRYVPREIYKEENGLHWAELYLVDDKGVERPYITGQVTINNIQWSVDGSLIYFLAKMGEDKHTALYQIPFDGGQAQKTLELKETDVANYALSKDGKQIALIAKPAKDKSVKELKKLGFMAEVYEENLTNKQLFVVDLAVSDKPLSPVAWNIEDYVSDVQWSANGEQLLVKTQPTALIDDKYMKSQWHVVTAATQKILTSFITEGKLGDAELSHDGKYVAILGAEDKHDPAAGRLYLAETKTGKVSEWLPNHLGHVSDFEWKNDKNELYFITNIDTDSVVGLIKPGNTDYKTVVKPGKFIASQLSISDSDKTIAVRANTAKHPNEVYMLRGSKHKATRLSNSNTWLDDKRFAKQESISFKAKDGVEIGGVLIYPLDYKEGQRYPLIMSVHGGPESHDKDGWLTNYSRPGQLGATQGYAVFYPNYRGSTGKGVDYSKLGQNDYAGKEFDDLVEFKDHLVDMGLVDTKKVGITGGSYGGYASAWAATKLTKHFAASVMFVGVTNQLSKFGTTDISNEMHLVHARSYPWDKWQWYLERSPIYWAGQSETPLLIMHGKDDPRVHPAQSMELYRYMKVQGKVVRLVYYPGEGHGNRKAAAQYDYHLRLMRWMDHYLKNDGKEMPANELEHKANLEAIKKDA, from the coding sequence ATGAAGAGACAGTTGAATGCTGTTAAACATGCAGTGACCTTGTCGCTGGGCCTGTTTAGCTTTACTGCTACAGCAAGCAATAACCTCACTGCTGAAGAGGTGATAGGCCTACAGCAAGTCGCCCAAGCACAAGTGAGCCCATCAGGTGACAATGTTGCCTTTACCCGTTACGTCCCTCGTGAAATCTACAAAGAGGAGAACGGACTCCATTGGGCTGAGCTTTACCTTGTTGATGATAAAGGAGTCGAGCGTCCCTATATTACCGGTCAAGTGACGATTAATAATATTCAATGGTCTGTTGATGGTAGCTTAATCTACTTCCTCGCTAAGATGGGCGAAGATAAGCATACTGCACTGTACCAGATCCCATTTGATGGTGGTCAGGCGCAAAAGACCCTTGAGCTAAAAGAGACTGATGTTGCCAATTACGCCCTTAGCAAGGATGGTAAGCAGATAGCGTTAATAGCAAAACCTGCTAAAGATAAAAGTGTAAAAGAGCTTAAGAAACTTGGCTTTATGGCCGAAGTTTATGAAGAGAACCTGACTAATAAGCAGCTTTTTGTTGTTGATCTAGCGGTGAGTGATAAGCCTCTGTCCCCAGTTGCTTGGAACATCGAAGATTATGTCTCAGATGTACAGTGGTCAGCTAATGGTGAGCAACTGCTGGTTAAGACGCAGCCTACAGCACTGATCGATGATAAGTACATGAAGTCTCAGTGGCATGTCGTTACTGCTGCCACACAGAAGATACTTACCTCATTTATCACTGAAGGAAAGCTAGGTGATGCTGAGCTGTCTCATGATGGCAAATATGTGGCCATTTTAGGGGCTGAAGATAAGCATGACCCTGCTGCTGGTCGTCTGTATCTTGCAGAAACTAAAACAGGTAAGGTGAGTGAGTGGTTGCCAAATCACTTAGGTCACGTGAGTGATTTTGAGTGGAAAAATGATAAGAATGAGCTCTACTTTATCACCAATATCGATACCGACTCCGTCGTTGGCTTAATCAAGCCTGGAAACACTGACTATAAGACTGTTGTTAAGCCTGGTAAGTTTATCGCTTCACAGCTCAGTATCTCAGATTCTGACAAGACCATTGCAGTGCGCGCTAACACTGCCAAGCATCCAAATGAAGTGTATATGCTTCGTGGCAGCAAGCATAAAGCAACGCGCTTGAGTAACTCGAACACTTGGCTCGATGACAAGCGTTTTGCTAAGCAGGAATCTATCTCCTTTAAAGCCAAAGATGGTGTTGAGATTGGTGGCGTACTTATCTACCCACTCGACTATAAAGAGGGTCAACGTTACCCACTTATCATGTCTGTCCATGGTGGACCTGAGAGTCACGATAAAGATGGTTGGTTGACTAACTACTCACGTCCTGGTCAGCTAGGTGCAACGCAAGGTTATGCGGTGTTCTACCCTAACTACCGTGGTAGTACAGGTAAGGGTGTGGATTACTCAAAGCTGGGTCAGAATGATTATGCTGGCAAAGAGTTTGATGATTTAGTCGAGTTTAAAGATCACCTTGTTGATATGGGCCTTGTTGATACCAAAAAAGTGGGTATTACTGGTGGTTCATACGGCGGCTATGCATCGGCTTGGGCGGCAACTAAACTGACTAAGCATTTTGCGGCCAGCGTGATGTTTGTCGGTGTGACTAACCAGCTTTCGAAATTTGGTACCACAGATATCTCTAATGAGATGCACCTAGTTCACGCTCGCTCTTACCCTTGGGATAAGTGGCAGTGGTATCTTGAGCGCAGTCCTATCTACTGGGCGGGTCAATCTGAAACACCACTACTGATTATGCATGGTAAAGACGATCCCCGTGTTCACCCAGCACAATCTATGGAGCTTTACCGCTACATGAAGGTGCAGGGCAAAGTGGTACGTCTAGTCTACTACCCAGGTGAAGGTCATGGTAACCGTAAAGCGGCGGCTCAATATGACTATCATCTTCGTCTAATGCGCTGGATGGATCACTACCTGAAAAATGATGGTAAAGAGATGCCAGCCAACGAGCTAGAGCATAAAGCCAATCTTGAGGCTATCAAGAAGGACGCTTAA
- the yedF gene encoding sulfurtransferase-like selenium metabolism protein YedF codes for MTNHEIKDVSLEAITPDYNLEIFGESCPYPAVATLEAMATLNKGEILEVVTDCGQSINNIPPDAQNHGYTMLLIEQNGPHIRYLIKR; via the coding sequence ATGACAAATCATGAAATAAAAGATGTTAGCCTTGAGGCTATCACCCCGGACTATAACTTAGAGATATTTGGTGAATCTTGCCCCTACCCTGCGGTGGCCACGCTTGAAGCGATGGCAACACTTAACAAGGGGGAGATATTAGAGGTGGTGACCGATTGCGGGCAATCTATCAATAATATTCCACCAGATGCACAGAATCATGGTTATACCATGCTCCTCATCGAACAGAATGGCCCTCATATTCGTTATCTGATTAAACGTTAG